DNA from Struthio camelus isolate bStrCam1 chromosome 18, bStrCam1.hap1, whole genome shotgun sequence:
TGAAGTATGCAGTGTAGACTTGCGAGACACTGATATTGGCTATTGCAGGACTTGTGTTTGAAACCAGGTTTTAAGCTGTAATCTTGAACTTCTTAAACCTCTGAAGGAATTTGCACAGGTAGCCGAATTGCCTTTGTGGTGCTCTTTTAAGCTATAAAATACGAGCATTTCCATGTGCTTCCCTGATTGTTTATAAAGCTGCCTTAAGGCCTGTGAAATGCTTTGAATCCTTGGTTGAAGAGTGCTCTGTGATTTGATGGTGAAGTTGTTATGTTATTGTAGGTCTTATCATAGTGATAGCAATGTCCTTTAATATGCTAGTGCCTACTAATGATATTAAAAGAGGCTCTAAAAGCATACccacagagaaaaatcaatttcGGGACTGTCAAATATAAACACTCTGTGTCTAGCTTAAGTCCCTAAGTTGTGAAACTCTGGAAGCATCAAGGGAAGTGTCCTTACATGCCTGTGTTTTTATACTCTTCTACAGGCTTACCCTGCAGGCCACTATCAGGGACAGGATATTGGGCTGCGTGGACTTATGTGTCTGACCCAATATGGTGGCTGTTACCTTCTGACGGACGATGCAGAAAGCCAGAACTTTTCCAAGCAGTTGAAATGTTTAATCCAAGCAGTCCAAGAAGGGCTAGGAAGGTACTTCTGAAGGTAGACAGCTGCAGTAGGTGCTTTAAAAGTAAGCCAGCCTATGCTCCCGTCCCCATTGCCAAACATTCTTTAGTAGATCATTATTAACAATACACAAAATACTTTGCAGGTACCCCTGAGGTTCATTGCGACTCCAAGCATGTAAGATTTTTCCCTTAACAACTTTGCATATCTGTTTCTCTTAGATTTAGCCACAACAATTTGCGGATTACTCGCATCCTGAAGTGCCTGGGGGAGATGGGATACGAACACTATCAAGTGCACTTGGTGAAGTTTTTCCTAACAGAAACTCTTGTTAAGGAGACGCTGCCAAATGTCAAGAGAAGTGCCTTGGATTACTTTCTGTTCACTATCAGAAGCAAACGGAAGAGAAGAGAACTAGTCCACTATGCCTGGCAACACTTCAAGCCTCAGAGCAGCTTTATATGGGCACCACAGGACAAACTGTTGAAGTACAGACCCTGCTCAGCCAAGACACAGCTGTaccaaaaagatgaaaataaacaggAACCTCCTGGTAAAAAAAGTGATGATTCTGTGGAAAACGATCAGAAAGATGAGTTGTTAGAGGAGGAACAGAAAGTTAGAGATAATGCAGACTTACATCCTGAAGAAGTGAATGAAGAAGACCTAAGAGAGAAGTTAAGTGAACATGTTTCACAGGGTGGGGATGGTGAAGAAGAGAGAGACCCTTCATTTGCCCAACAGGAGGAGAAGGATTTGAATAGCGAGGCTGAAGAAGTACAGAGTACGACAGAGAATGACTGTGCAAAggagagcaagaagagaaaacTGGATGCAAGTAGGGCAGACACTAAACACAGTGAGCCATTGAAAAGCCCAAATGATATTGAAAAAATTTCTCGTAATCTAGGAGAATGTGCAATTGATGCAGAAATCCCCTCCTCGGTTCCAGTCTTGCAGACGGAAGAGGACCAGGAAATACCTAAGGACGACGCTGTAAAAACTGAAGAGGTAATGGTGCCAGAGGCAGCTGACGCAGCTGTAAAACGGAGGAAAGTTGATAAAAGAACAATGAAAGGCAGAACATGCACCTTGGCCATTAACCTGAACATGGGACCCCCTGCTGTCAATGCCCCGTTAAATCCACCTGTTGCAAACACTGAGACTGAGGAGGGAAGAGTTAGTGAGAAGACGACAGCTGTGGAAGAGGCCAGTGAGAACACTGGTGGTGATACAAAAGGTGGAGTTGTGGACGTCCCAGCTGAGTGCAAGGTCCCCAAGAGAGACGGGACTTCTCCAGTAAGCGATGACTTGGACTCAGGTGGAGATCAAGTCACAGCAGAGAGTGACCGTTACCACTGCAGTAGCGTTCTCCTGGGATGCAAAAGTGAGGCAGACAAGGTAGAGCGGcatgaaaaggcagaagaaaatgcaaacgAAAAGATGGAAGCAAAAGCTATAGGCAAGAACCAAAATCAAGAGAGTCTTGAGCAAAGCATGGCATCCGTTTGTCCTGAACAAGACAGTGCTGAGGTTGCAATACAAAAAGGTGATAGCTCTCAGCCTGTGGCAGAATCTAATGAAGAGCAAGTAGCAACAGAGCGAGACGAGCATGGCAACAGTACTTGAGCAAGCAGAGAAGAGACTGCTTTAACTGCTGGGAGCCAGCTTTGGTGATACGGAGAGCAGAGgtacatggaaaaataaatttccttcGGACTGATACTGCTTAAACCCAGTCTGACCTTCATCTTccacccttttttatttttcagtcgtTTGTAGTGACTTTGGGAACCAGCCCTTGCTTACCCTACAGAGGAAAACTCTAATTTAGTCATCTTCATGGATGGACTGTGTCCTATTACTGTTTTTTATCCAATATTCAGGACTATTTGGGAGCAACAGGGATTTTTGCACTATGCTTTGTTTCTGGtatgtcctttttttaaagagaagaggaaaaataatctgtGTCCTTGTTTGAACTAGTCATGTATGAAATACAAGATTTTTAATGCAGGACAGACAGCATGAGctactttgctttctttcttttactatATAACTTCTCTCTGTTATTTGAAAGTCTACACCTTCACTGAAGGCTTATTTACTCCTGGCAAAGGTGCTGTGTGTCCGCTTCCTAGGGCGGAAATTGTAATTTTTGTGGCATTTGCCTGAAAGAAATGAGCACATGCATTTCTCATGCATCTAAGAGTGTAGTTGCCCCACTCCTCCTGTAAGAAAATAGATTTGAGCTTAACCTGGGATAAAGAGACCTTTAGACTATATCTGTTATGACCAGGATTAACCTTTGTGTATAGATACTGTTCCTCGTAATGCAAAGTGTTGAGTAATCTGTTCACTTCGTCCCCAGCAGAAATTTCCTGGTAGCGCTTGTTAAGAGTTGCTGAGAGTATGAGTTGTCTAACAGTGTCTAAAAGCAACACCTTCAAACTTTGTTTGAAGCTGTTTGGAGCTCTTTTTTCCCaggtttttttaatcacttccaGGCCTTTGATAGTCTTCCGCACACATTTCTGTCTGCTGCTGGTTCAAAGGCCTTTCTTTTTGccaaaatattgtttatttttgcgTCTTTTCAGACTTTGTGGTTAATTTCAAGTGGCCTTTGGTTGTCTTTTCTGCAGGCCCATTGAATGAAGTCGGATGTGTCAAATTTAAACAACTTCTTAGTTATGGCAGATCTTTTAGTATTAACAATCAGGATGtcagacagcaagggcatgttcTACTGCAGCATGTCTGGAAATCACTGGGGCTTTGTTGTGGAGCTATTAGTTGAGACTATTTAATTGGAGGGAGGAGTAGACTTGTCTGGTTCACTTATTTACAGTCCTAGAGAATTTAATCTCGGACCTTGCCAGCTATTTGCCTGCCTTAATGTTACTGCCCTCCCCCGTCAGCCATTCTGCCTGACTTACACAGTATTCAGCCAAGTCTGAAAGAGCATTAAGCAATTTTGCACTTTTGCTCCTGGAGATTTACAACAGGGGATCTGTTTCATGAAGTAAAGGAAACCATTCCTAACAGCCAGAAGGGCTGGACTTGGTGTTTGCTCAGATTGTGTGTCTTAGTCGTGGGGTTTTTAGGTGCTGTTTGCTTTGTGTAGGTTGGTGGCTTGCCAGAAAGCTGATGCAGTAGTCCTTGCAATGTTaatgtttctcctctctctgctaCAGCTCTTAAGAAGCTTCATCTCTCAAGGAATTTGATCTGTGATTTGCCTTCCTAGTATGTGGGCCCTGATCGAGCATGCCACATACATATGTGGAGGTATAAAAGTCCTCAAGGTTAAGGAGATCATTTAATGGTCATGGTTACACACAGGCTGGAAAACagcttaaatgtttttaaaaacatgtctttttcttttatggaAAAATGGTGTTAAATAGCCACTAACAATACAATTAACTACAGATACAAATACTTGAACATGTTGAATGAAAAATCTTTCATAAAAGATTCGTAAGAAATTATTAATGATAGTTTTTGTACAGATTTACAGGTTGTGGGTGTTTGATTTAATGAACTTTCCATTGTGAATATGTGCTCAGTTGGGGGCTAGATCATAAATCTTGTGTGGTGACGTGCAGCTTGTTTGTTCCTTTTAATGAGATTGCAGTGAGAGCCTTAGTCTGGAGTGCGCAGGCTGTTCCCTATCATGATCGGGTTTAGAATTTCGGCTGTGATGTTTGCAGTGGGTTCACAGGATGTGTTTTCCATCACTTGGAGCTGTATGATGGAGTCTATTATGTTAATGTCACCCATTAAAGCATGATTTCAATGCGCACCAGTTTCCACTTACGTTTTTTCATCTTTGAAGACAGGACATGACCATGTATCAATCCCACCACTGCACCCTGTAGCCATCTGTTATTGCTTGGGCACCTCTGAACTGCCGGGGCTTGGAGGTGTCCAGCATTCCCATGCGCAGCTGGTAAAGCAGAGGTCAGGCTGGGCTCATCTTGAGGGAAACCTGCGGCTTGTGCCATCTGGAGATAACAAACAAGGTCCTGCGCCTGCTGTAGCACGCAGTCGGTAAATGTACGTGGGGAaaagatgccccccccccccattttatttAATGATGTGCTCCTAAACATTTTAATATGACCCTAAGTTGGCTGTGTGTTGCCGCTCTTCCAAATGTGCGTTGTGGAAAGCTTTGCGATGCCTGGGCAAATGAGAACTTCCCTTTTGAGCCTAGCCAAAAAAGACTTTCAAGTGCCAGCAGGCAGGAGGGCTCTGGCTGGTGTGTTTATGGAGGAAGATTTAGCTACGGTGGGCCCTCTCCTTCAGGACACCAGCGCAAGGGCTGCCTTTACGGTTCTGACTTCTGTAAGTTACTGAGTCCCTTCGGCTGTGCTCCGTGTGCCTGGAAacctggagggagaggaggactgtgcatcttctcctgcttctgtAGGGCAGTGAGGTGGCTCGGAGATGAGACCGTCCCCTGTGACTTTTCCCTCTCTGGCCATGTTACAGGCTCAGCTCATGTAAGCCAGAGCTTGGAGGGCTTCTTATGAATGATGTGCAGTGATTAAAGCTGCTGGAGCACATATCTGTGTGTGTTCATCACTTTGCGATATCATCACTTCAGTAAACTCTTCTCAAGCTGAAAAAATCATCCTTCCCTCGTCTTGCTCAATAAATGCATGTTGCCACTGTGTTGGCAGGCTGCAGTTCCTGGCTGGCTCCTCCAATGAGTGGATGCTTTGCAAGTATTAAAGcgatttgttatttttctgaggTGGGAGAATAAGCACAGATTCCCTGTTCTACTCCTCCCATCATTAGTGCCATGTGCTGCCGCTCTCAGCTGCAGCGAGAGCATTGTACGCTCTCTGCAAGGTGCAGAAGTTCATCCTCAAGGGCAGCTTCAGTGGTACGTTAGGAAACCAGATGTTCCTTCAGCACCAGAGCCCAGGAAGTTGactttgctttgccttttctcttGCTATCAGTTGATCTTGGTGTCGAAGGCAGAGGTACAAGCTCTGTGAAGCAATTCCTGTGACTTCACCGCTCTCTCCCCTCTGTGGGGTTTGTGGTGTCTAATTAAGCATTCAATTTGCTTTGAAGCCATTTGAACACACAGACGCACacactccctttctgtccctggCTGCCTCTTTCACAAAATCTCGTAGAAACTTAGTATCTTTGAGACCTCTATCCCTCTGTCAAAGCTGATGGAATACTGGCTGCTGGGGAATTGGACAGGCCACGCTGTTTGCTCATGTAAATCTCCTTGCTTAAGGATGCCAAGCCAAAACTTAATATTTCACTTTCAAAGctttacttttccatttctgcccTTCTCTCGGTAACCAAATCCTCAGTCTGTGCTTTCTCCCACCTCTGCCAGTGAGCAAGCCAGTTATCAAAGCGAGATTCCCTCCTGTGTCGGAAATAACTTCCTGCTGCttgaaagcttttatttaaaaaatggtatATTTTTTGTCAGACTGAGCTGCGTTATCTCAGTCCTGATGaatctttcccctctgcttctccacttcCAGCCCTGTTTTTCATGAAACTAAATAATTGGTAAATGCTATTAAGCTATTTAATGAAGGATCAGATGATCCTATCGCCATTCAGCATCACCTGGCTGAGAACTGTGCCATCGTGTTCTGTTCTTGTAAATATTTCAAAGGTAGATCTTCCTTAGCTTTTTGTGGCTCTAGGGAGTGtgtcttctgcttcctcctccttttatttgTCTCTGCATGTCGTCTTCTCTGATCAAGATtcatcactttctgaagaagtcAGTCTAGCATTCTGTGAATATTcctgaaaacaagcagaaaagataCAGATGTGAGGGCACCTCCAGAGCCAATAAACCATCTCACAAAGCAAAGCAGCGAGCGCGTTCCTCTGTAGTACATCTGCCATTCTTTACAGGTGTATTATTTCTCTAGTGAAATCAAGTGAAATCAGATCCTCCGGCGCCGAATAACTCTCCGTTTGTGTTGTCTTTTATGTATCCAGCACCAAGGCGATGATGGGCTTTGAGAAATGGCCCAAGTGAGACCTAAGGAACATCTTTCTCTCCAGCTGGAGCAGCTAAATTTTGCTCCTGCGATGTGTCCGCCAGCCTCCGATAGCTTAGTGAAGGCAAGTCCGGCCCTTCCTTAGGCTCCCTCCCTGTTTGCCCAAGGCTGGGGCTGTCCAGCGGGGCATGAATGAGAGCCTCTCTTCATGACTGCCTGCCGTTTTGTGGCAGGCCCCCTCCTTCTCCCACCTCCTCCTTGTGAAacctgctctctccctctcttctctgaGCTCGGCCCCTCTTGCCTGCCTGTGCTCCTGAGCTCTGCCCCTCCAGCTGGAGACGCAGGTTTATCTGGAGGCCAGGAGTCTCATTTGTAAGCCGAGATccagaaggagaaggagggatcTGCTGGACCCTGGAGGAGAGAAAGGGTTTAGCTGCCCAGGAGAactgaggagaggcagaggctggGCACCATGGCTGGATTCTCCGCTCTTGGGCTTCTCTGCCTTTGTCAGCTATTAGCCACATCGTCTGCTCAGGTAAGGATTTTCATTTACGTCTTATGCTGAAAAAACAGCGCTGTAAGGGAAAACTATATTATAATCTGTGTGTAAACTATATTATAATCTGTGTGTATCATGCCTGCAGAATGCATATGGCAGTAAGTGTATTATTAAAGTCTATTTAAAATATGCACGTTGTTTGTGCTGTTATACACAGAGGAATGCCTAGCAAACAGGTTTGTTTCGTACCCACGTAGGTAGGCTTTTAGATCGTATCCTGCTGTGTCGAAACAGCCACTTTAAACTTTCCCTAGAAGTATTGTCTTCCCGTTCAGGACTGCAGCTATGAGAGAAAAGCTTTGGGAAAGGGAGATCTGTTGACCTaagagaaacagttttctttttcaatgaTGTAACAAGTTGCCAATGAGAGTAGGATCTCCTGTGATCTGATTCTTCACCTGAATCAGATAATTTCTTATTCCTTTCCTCAACCAGTTTTTAAATTTTACGCTTACGAAATAGCATGTTTAATATTTGTTCATTTAAGGCATGTGAAGCTATATTAAACTTCCCTGCATGGCATTAATGGGTTGCCTGGGGAAGAAACTCCTCAGTGAGATTTTTCATTGTGTTAGTGAGGAATTTTTGCAGTCTGGCTTGGGAGTTCAGAGCTGCCCTCATCTGCTgtgagcagagctgcttccaCAATGAAACCTTTGTTCACTGAAGCTACGGCAGGCTACTCTCTGGAGCCCTCTCCATAGAGAAGTCATTTATTggacttttctttccttccccccacctcagACCTTCTCCAAAATCCCAGATTTTCTTTTAGCCTCTTGCTCAGAGAGAAGaggctttccctttctccctcactGAGCTTTTCTTCACCTTAGGTCCTGTCTTCAGCGATGTCAATCTGGCTCTTCCATCACCCCGTCAGACAGGCATGGTGAATGCCACTTTTAATACCAAGCACTGCATTTATTTTCCCTGGGCTTTgcatctcctcctctgcccaAAATGAAGTGTGTCTATAGGTGCTGAGAACAAAATCATACATAGCCAAACGCATTCGCTTCCCAGCATTTGGGTCTGATTCCCAGTATAAGCCTTCCGTTGAACGGACTGGGAGCCCTGAGGTTGTGCTCAAATTCAGAAGGATTTTCCAAAGAGCTTTGCTCGAGGCCTGAGCATCTCTGAGTCTATCCAGGATGGAAGGTGTCCTGAGGGATGGAGGTTTAGTGCAGCTCTAGGCTCAGTGCTGTGGGACTCCCTCAGTTGTTGCTTTAGCCTATGTATTTCTTCTGATGCAAAAATAAAccctttcatctctctctctctctctctcttcctaatTCTTTCAGAGAGTAGGACCACAAGGCCCTCCCGGACCCCGAGGACCGCCTGGACCATCTGGCAAGGACGGGATAGACGTGAGTGCCATACGGCAGAGGGCAGGCTCAGTGAAGGAGGGCGAGGGGTGGAGCAGAGGCAGAGCGAACTGCCTCTGCCttagaagaagcccttcttgttcttCAGACCTCCAGCCTTTGGGCCATCCTTCAGGGACGGGGGTTCTCCAGAGACCTGGAGAACCGACCCACCTGCAGGAGCTAAGGGAAATGAAGAAACCTTGTTCTGCAAGAGGTGCTGAGGAGCCTCGGTTTTTAGCACTTTGCGGGATCTTCCCCCTGTTTCAAGAGAGAGTGCAGGACAAAGCTAGTTTATGCTCAGGGATTTATGACCCTGCCTGCAAAGTTGCATATTTCTCTTTTGGTGCCTAGGGAGGAGGGGGAATGAAATATGGAGGGTCAAGTCCACGGGTACAATGTGGACCAGCGTTACTTGTGTGTTCTGTAGCTCTGAGAGGCTTATTTGACACTTGGGAGCATCCAGGTTTCTGGCGAGGCCTTGAGAAACTGAGTTTAATATGCAGCCCTATATTCTGCTTTTACttatattgattttatttcaaCAACCTCGGTGTGGCTATCCCCAATTTTCATCAGCACGAGAGAGATCACATGGTCCATGTGTTTCCAGGCGTGACAGTGTCTTTAGTGGTTTCAAGAGATAAATGAAATATTCGAGCAACCTTTATTTCAGTGGACAGAAGATTATACCTAGGGCAGATTATTTACCACACGAGTTAGTGGAGGAGACAAACTTGTCCTATTACTTTGAACTGATGTTTCTGTAGGAATGAAAAGTTTTCCTTCAGTGCATCTGTTGGATAAAGACTGTATTGTGTTCTGTAGTCAGCAGTGGCTAAAAAGAGCACCAGATGAACTTCAGCAAGATGATATTGAATGTGAAAGGCCAGGTTTCAGTTTCGTTATTCAGTTTGAGTAGCGCTTGTCTCTATAAGctgcttacagatttttttttttttttttttttaaaaacacgtcTAACATAAGCTTTTTGGAATTGGGCCTTTAAGCAGCCCTGAAAAATTCTATTCATTCCATGCAGGCAATTTTCTTTTGGatgagaaggttaaaaaaagatatattagTTCCCTGGTAAATGGTGAACAAGGAGCTTTTGTGTCCACAGTAGTGAACTTTCATAGTGGCTCTGTAAGCAAGGCTGATCTGAAGAGAAAACCTCATTGATTTGCAGCTATTCCTTCTAAAGTGTTCCTTAGACTAAAGGACAGTTTACTGAAAATCACACTTTGGTTTTGTAACATGAAAAGCTCAGAGCTGGTACCTCGGcagtttctctctgctgttttttaCAATGAAAGGCCTAAGGGGGGACATGCTGGAAGAGGGCAAAGGATACTGTTTCATGTTAGTCAGAGTGAGTGTGGGGAACTCACTGCAGCGGGACATCTGTGTGGTCAGCAGGCTTCAGGAAAGAGTGGCTATTTTtgtggacagaaagaaaaagaaggatttgGGAGAGATAAAGCCCTTCAGACTTCACGTCATACAGCTTTCAGGGAATCTGAAAGGAACAAATCCAtgcaattgtatttttttaattcctgcttTCTACGGGATGTTTTACACCTTCTTCTGGAACTGTGTCCCCTTCTGATTGGTCTTGGAAACAGGAACTCAAAGCAATGTTGGTCACGTGAGCCTAGGCTGTTTTACCCACTGCTAAAAGATTCAGAGCGTTCCCTGTGGGACAAGACCAAGCAACAACATCTAACTAATACGAAGAAGCTAGTCCTAATTAATCAAACTGCTGAGTAAAGTAGTTCAGGTGCCAAATCTCGCAGGCCTAGCTTGAGGCTTGGTGTGTTGACTAAGAAGGAATAGTCTCTCGTGTTGAACAGACTGAATCTACATCTCTTATGGATGTTGATTGAGCTAGGAGTCCTGTTAATGTGAGATGGTCTCAGCTGTTCGGGGACAGACTCTGAGACTGTTTCTGCTATTCAGTAGGATCTTTAGATCTTTAAGGAACTGCATAGGAGAAGAGAGCCAGAGCTGAGCTTTCTGTGGCTAGCGCTGAGCACATTCAAACAACCTTCTTGTTTAAGAGCTACCATTTTTCTAGGAATACCCTCCGAAACATTCACGACACAAAATCCAGCGCTGCTCTGCATTTTCATAGCACTGAATAGGGAGAACCTATGGAGCCTGAGTGGTTGTTTCAATTCTACCGCTGCAAAACATGAATGAACGAAAACATTACTTTATCTTATTCTTGAGTAATGAGACTTTTTAAAGCATAATCAGAATTTTTCTGGACCGTGTCTCTCAAGTCTCCTGAGTTCTGAAAGCTACTCCAGATGTGTCTTCACAGATGGCCTTGGATGAATGCTGTGTAGacagaatcactgaatggttTTTGAATTAAATGAGGTCTGCCAAGGTGTTCAGCAGTCCCCTACTCTAGGCCTTGAGCAGCGAGCAGTGCATAACATACACCTGAATTATTCAGGACATCTCTAAACAAACTTTGGATGATCCCCATAAGCACAATTTCTAGAAGCTGCTGCTTTGGTTCCTGCCTTTCGCTGGGAACTGCATCAGTCAGTCCCTCTGAAGTCTTTTATAATTACAGCCTTTAATACGCCTCACATTTCATACTCGGTAACAAGCAAAATATCTCCTTCCCAAGAATAGAAGCAGCATGTTGTGATCGCAAGAATTAGCGACAAGTTCCTGTGAATTATTTCTGGGGATGTAATTCCCCAAATTGCTAATAAGCCATTGTCACTTCTCAAAAATCACGCTTTTCCACCCCCCTGGCCGCCGTCTCCTGGTTTTACTTTAATGCAGACTTGCTAAGAAAGACTaaacttccttccctctcctttaaCACTCAGGAGAGCACTTCCTTTTGCTGACAGCAGTTGCCTCTAATTCCCAGTGATCTGGCATTAGGGGTATAAACACTGATTAGACTTTTGATTCAACTGACCGCAATTCCAGTGCTTCTGCTGAGTTCCCCAGGGGTCCATAGCAGCGGGATCGAGGTTTAAGGTGGTCTTGAGCAGCCTTTGCTAATGCTGTGGCCTTGCTGTCTGTATGTATTGCCATCACACAGGCCAGAAAAAATGCAGGGGGCTGGTAACATAGAGTGATGAAGGGGAGAGGGTAAGCCACCTATTTTGCCTTTTCTAGCTGCTTTGCCAAACCATCCCTTCCAAAAGAACTGCTCCTTTCATTTTCCTGCCGAGGGACCTTCCCCACCTATAGCACTGATAACTATTTATGGAACATCTGTGGGCAAAGGATAGCAA
Protein-coding regions in this window:
- the OGFR gene encoding opioid growth factor receptor isoform X3; this translates as MNPAGGGCRGRGYCDFTLHLSFVSIFPTIPCYQSRWYSLFLKLFMFFCNATQFSGKRNWNAAKDLQRYRHRYPGLVEPENDEEEEMWNLSFYRNEICFLPQGLHIEALLESWWDNYEVLEENHSYIQWLFPLREHGMNWHAKQLTRQEIEAFKKSEEVMQRFERAYQLMLRFYGITLTNQKTGELERAENWTERFQNLNRFSHNNLRITRILKCLGEMGYEHYQVHLVKFFLTETLVKETLPNVKRSALDYFLFTIRSKRKRRELVHYAWQHFKPQSSFIWAPQDKLLKYRPCSAKTQLYQKDENKQEPPGKKSDDSVENDQKDELLEEEQKVRDNADLHPEEVNEEDLREKLSEHVSQGGDGEEERDPSFAQQEEKDLNSEAEEVQSTTENDCAKESKKRKLDASRADTKHSEPLKSPNDIEKISRNLGECAIDAEIPSSVPVLQTEEDQEIPKDDAVKTEEVMVPEAADAAVKRRKVDKRTMKGRTCTLAINLNMGPPAVNAPLNPPVANTETEEGRVSEKTTAVEEASENTGGDTKGGVVDVPAECKVPKRDGTSPVSDDLDSGGDQVTAESDRYHCSSVLLGCKSEADKVERHEKAEENANEKMEAKAIGKNQNQESLEQSMASVCPEQDSAEVAIQKGDSSQPVAESNEEQVATERDEHGNST
- the OGFR gene encoding opioid growth factor receptor isoform X1 — translated: MAAWLGPAVEARDEASLWRYDSTWEDDDDEEEEEGGGGEPAAAASRAEPQDAEPVPSGWRSCRQAGGAQSRWYSLFLKLFMFFCNATQFSGKRNWNAAKDLQRYRHRYPGLVEPENDEEEEMWNLSFYRNEICFLPQGLHIEALLESWWDNYEVLEENHSYIQWLFPLREHGMNWHAKQLTRQEIEAFKKSEEVMQRFERAYQLMLRFYGITLTNQKTGELERAENWTERFQNLNRFSHNNLRITRILKCLGEMGYEHYQVHLVKFFLTETLVKETLPNVKRSALDYFLFTIRSKRKRRELVHYAWQHFKPQSSFIWAPQDKLLKYRPCSAKTQLYQKDENKQEPPGKKSDDSVENDQKDELLEEEQKVRDNADLHPEEVNEEDLREKLSEHVSQGGDGEEERDPSFAQQEEKDLNSEAEEVQSTTENDCAKESKKRKLDASRADTKHSEPLKSPNDIEKISRNLGECAIDAEIPSSVPVLQTEEDQEIPKDDAVKTEEVMVPEAADAAVKRRKVDKRTMKGRTCTLAINLNMGPPAVNAPLNPPVANTETEEGRVSEKTTAVEEASENTGGDTKGGVVDVPAECKVPKRDGTSPVSDDLDSGGDQVTAESDRYHCSSVLLGCKSEADKVERHEKAEENANEKMEAKAIGKNQNQESLEQSMASVCPEQDSAEVAIQKGDSSQPVAESNEEQVATERDEHGNST
- the OGFR gene encoding opioid growth factor receptor isoform X6; the protein is MWNLSFYRNEICFLPQGLHIEALLESWWDNYEVLEENHSYIQWLFPLREHGMNWHAKQLTRQEIEAFKKSEEVMQRFERAYQLMLRFYGITLTNQKTGELERAENWTERFQNLNRFSHNNLRITRILKCLGEMGYEHYQVHLVKFFLTETLVKETLPNVKRSALDYFLFTIRSKRKRRELVHYAWQHFKPQSSFIWAPQDKLLKYRPCSAKTQLYQKDENKQEPPGKKSDDSVENDQKDELLEEEQKVRDNADLHPEEVNEEDLREKLSEHVSQGGDGEEERDPSFAQQEEKDLNSEAEEVQSTTENDCAKESKKRKLDASRADTKHSEPLKSPNDIEKISRNLGECAIDAEIPSSVPVLQTEEDQEIPKDDAVKTEEVMVPEAADAAVKRRKVDKRTMKGRTCTLAINLNMGPPAVNAPLNPPVANTETEEGRVSEKTTAVEEASENTGGDTKGGVVDVPAECKVPKRDGTSPVSDDLDSGGDQVTAESDRYHCSSVLLGCKSEADKVERHEKAEENANEKMEAKAIGKNQNQESLEQSMASVCPEQDSAEVAIQKGDSSQPVAESNEEQVATERDEHGNST
- the OGFR gene encoding opioid growth factor receptor isoform X4; this encodes MNPAGGGCRGRGYCDFTLHLSFVSIFPTIPCYQFSGKRNWNAAKDLQRYRHRYPGLVEPENDEEEEMWNLSFYRNEICFLPQGLHIEALLESWWDNYEVLEENHSYIQWLFPLREHGMNWHAKQLTRQEIEAFKKSEEVMQRFERAYQLMLRFYGITLTNQKTGELERAENWTERFQNLNRFSHNNLRITRILKCLGEMGYEHYQVHLVKFFLTETLVKETLPNVKRSALDYFLFTIRSKRKRRELVHYAWQHFKPQSSFIWAPQDKLLKYRPCSAKTQLYQKDENKQEPPGKKSDDSVENDQKDELLEEEQKVRDNADLHPEEVNEEDLREKLSEHVSQGGDGEEERDPSFAQQEEKDLNSEAEEVQSTTENDCAKESKKRKLDASRADTKHSEPLKSPNDIEKISRNLGECAIDAEIPSSVPVLQTEEDQEIPKDDAVKTEEVMVPEAADAAVKRRKVDKRTMKGRTCTLAINLNMGPPAVNAPLNPPVANTETEEGRVSEKTTAVEEASENTGGDTKGGVVDVPAECKVPKRDGTSPVSDDLDSGGDQVTAESDRYHCSSVLLGCKSEADKVERHEKAEENANEKMEAKAIGKNQNQESLEQSMASVCPEQDSAEVAIQKGDSSQPVAESNEEQVATERDEHGNST
- the OGFR gene encoding opioid growth factor receptor isoform X2, translated to MAAWLGPAVEARDEASLWRYDSTWEDDDDEEEEEGGGGEPAAAASRAEPQDAEPVPSGWRSCRQAGGAQFSGKRNWNAAKDLQRYRHRYPGLVEPENDEEEEMWNLSFYRNEICFLPQGLHIEALLESWWDNYEVLEENHSYIQWLFPLREHGMNWHAKQLTRQEIEAFKKSEEVMQRFERAYQLMLRFYGITLTNQKTGELERAENWTERFQNLNRFSHNNLRITRILKCLGEMGYEHYQVHLVKFFLTETLVKETLPNVKRSALDYFLFTIRSKRKRRELVHYAWQHFKPQSSFIWAPQDKLLKYRPCSAKTQLYQKDENKQEPPGKKSDDSVENDQKDELLEEEQKVRDNADLHPEEVNEEDLREKLSEHVSQGGDGEEERDPSFAQQEEKDLNSEAEEVQSTTENDCAKESKKRKLDASRADTKHSEPLKSPNDIEKISRNLGECAIDAEIPSSVPVLQTEEDQEIPKDDAVKTEEVMVPEAADAAVKRRKVDKRTMKGRTCTLAINLNMGPPAVNAPLNPPVANTETEEGRVSEKTTAVEEASENTGGDTKGGVVDVPAECKVPKRDGTSPVSDDLDSGGDQVTAESDRYHCSSVLLGCKSEADKVERHEKAEENANEKMEAKAIGKNQNQESLEQSMASVCPEQDSAEVAIQKGDSSQPVAESNEEQVATERDEHGNST